From one Lotus japonicus ecotype B-129 chromosome 3, LjGifu_v1.2 genomic stretch:
- the LOC130744607 gene encoding uncharacterized protein LOC130744607 has translation MWAPRVTGKLCNDVSCFMTTAKVDGVAVAEIVPGGGDDELATRWSCILVLLGLYMNVGVMDCNTGLKPRWKRSPVSKDESTTLADMKRVWLSKKFSYIYEAYPSTNLAFFMQSLYAHCIGYMVGAGSLSVRLGSLYCLYCLYETQPFKPPFKIYLSLGELKKVRILVADAKVNAINVAPAVVNRMLERNMFLFGAVDLAEGAVTETVQQLQQLQNASIRVAYETLFKSTPINHYIHMDLGMEVDLNNLKKISSEYAEAKHVAAKEASSILDAENIKRIAGNKELMLGDVFEEIANDWVIQKQAFYKQTGLEEDEAYEQELEQLLLEHRHDDEESNED, from the exons ATGTGGGCACCAAGAGTAACTGGTAAACTG TGTAATGATGTATCATGTTTCATGACAACTGCAAAGGTGGATGGCGTAGCGGTAGCGGAGATTGTTCCCGGTGGAGGAGATGACGAACTCGCGACAAGATGGAGCTGCATATTGGTTCTATTGGGTTTGTATATGAATGTTGGAGTGATGGATTGTAATACTGGATTAAAACCAAGATGGA AGCGTAGCCCTGTTTCTAAG GATGAGTCAACAACTCTAGCTGATATGAAGAGAGTATGGCTTTCTAAGAAGTTTTCCTACATTTATGAAGCTTATCCTTCCACCAACCTGGCCTTCTTTATGCAATCTCTGTATGCTCATTGTATAG GTTACATGGTTGGTGCTGGTTCTTTATCAGTCAGACTGGGCAGCCTTTATTGCCTCTACTGTCTTTATGAGACTCAACCTTTTAAACCTCCTTTTAAGATCTATCTATCCCTTG GAGAGTTAAAGAAAGTCAGGATCCTTGTTGCTGATGCAAAAGTAAATGCCATTAACGTGGCACCTGCTGTAGTAAACAGAATGCTGGAAAGAAACATGTTCCTTTTTGGCGCTGTTGACTTAGCGGAAGGTGCTGTCACAGAGACAGTACAGCAACTCCAACAATTGCAGAATGCCAGTATTCGAGTGGCATATGAAAC GTTATTTAAAAGCACTCCAATCAATCACTACATCCACATGGACCTT GGCATGGAAGTAGACCTCAATAATCTGAAGAAAATATCATCTGAATATGCTGAGGCCAAGCATGTAGCCGCGAAAG AAGCAAGCAGTATTTTAGACGCCGAAAATATAAAGCGCATAGCAGGAAATAAGGAATTGATGCTAGGAGATGTCTTTGAGGAGATTGCTAATGATTGGGTTATCCAGAAACAAGCATTTTATAAACAAACAGGATTAGAGGAGGATGAAGCATATGAACAAGAGCTGGAGCAGTTACTTCTAGAGCACCGTCatgatgatgaagagtctaATGAAGATTGA